Proteins from a genomic interval of Rosa chinensis cultivar Old Blush chromosome 2, RchiOBHm-V2, whole genome shotgun sequence:
- the LOC112188952 gene encoding auxin-responsive protein SAUR78 has product MKVSFTLSSPHSSTHKTFHQNPSRRSISLMAKTGKLTKLKSAIKRWPSFTKLARTTSSIAATNDDSSSDQYVDNDRAVISKQLHAVYVGKSRRRYMVSSDVVEHPIIQELVDKSCEEEEGVVVVTCEVVLFEHLLWMLENAETQLGSMDELVEFYTC; this is encoded by the coding sequence atgaaggtttccTTCACACTTTCCTCACCACACTCCTCAACTCACAAAACCTTTCATCAAAACCCTTCTCGGAGATCGATCAGCTTGATGGCGAAGACAGGGAAGCTGACGAAGCTCAAGTCGGCCATAAAGAGATGGCCCTCCTTCACCAAACTGGCTCGCACCACAAGCTCCATAGCCGCCACAAACGACGATTCTTCCTCCGACCAATACGTCGACAACGACAGGGCAGTGATCTCCAAGCAGCTTCACGCCGTCTACGTGGGGAAGTCGCGGCGGCGGTACATGGTGAGCTCCGACGTGGTGGAGCACCCCATAATTCAAGAGCTGGTGGACAAGTCatgtgaggaagaagaaggggtTGTGGTGGTGACTTGCGAGGTCGTGCTTTTCGAGCACTTGCTGTGGATGCTTGAGAACGCCGAGACTCAGTTGGGTTCCATGGACGAGCTGGTTGAGTTCTACACTTGCTGA
- the LOC112184760 gene encoding bidirectional sugar transporter SWEET5, producing the protein MVNTDAIRTVVGIIGNVISFGLFTSPIPTFVKIIKDKSVRDFKADPYVATLLNCAMWSFYGLPIVHPDSLLVVTINGAGFFIELIYVSIFLLYSPAQKRRKIISALLVEAIFFAVVVFITIHVFHTTKDRSMIIGILCIIFNIIMYASPLTVMKMVIKTKSVKYMPFALSLANFCNGVVWSIYALLKFDPYVLIPNGLGSLSGLVQLILYGTYYRTTNWDDNDEKPKPEVELPKV; encoded by the exons ATGGTGAACACAGATGCCATTAGAACTGTTGTTGGGATCATTG GTAATGTCATCTCTTTCGGCTTGTTTACGTCCCCAAT CCCAACATTTGTAAAGATAATTAAGGACAAATCAGTTAGAGATTTCAAGGCCGATCCTTATGTAGCAACTTTGCTTAATTGTGCTATGTGGTCCTTTTATGGCCTTCCCATTGTCCATCCTGATAGTCTCCTCGTTGTTACGATCAATGGCGCTGGCTTCTTCATCGAACTCATCTATGTTTCAATCTTTCTCTTATATTCTCCTGCCCAAAAACGG CGAAAAATCATCAGTGCTCTTCTGGTTGAAGCAATCTTTTTTGCCGTTGTGGTTTTTATTACTATTCACGTTTTCCATACCACTAAAGACAGGTCTATGATAATTGGGATTTTGTGTATTATCTTCAATATCATTATGTATGCATCACCCTTAACAGTCATG AAAATGGTCATCAAGACAAAAAGTGTCAAGTACATGCCATTTGCCCTCTCGCTCGCCAACTTTTGCAATGGAGTTGTCTGGTCTATTTATGCACTCCTCAAGTTTGACCCCTATGTTCTG ATTCCTAATGGTTTGGGATCGCTTTCGGGCCTGGTGCAACTCATATTGTATGGCACTTACTACAGAACCACTAACTGGGATGATAACGATGAAAAGCCAAAACCTGAAGTTGAACTCCCTAAAGTTTAG